The Vibrio mangrovi genome includes a region encoding these proteins:
- a CDS encoding BMP family ABC transporter substrate-binding protein, which produces MKINQWLSVAALALSALFSASTLAKEPLKVGFVYVGPIGDHGWSYEHDQARQEMEAHFGDQVKTTFVENVSEGADAQRVITQLAKAGNDIIFTTSFGFMNPTLKVAKRFPKVVFEHATGYKRSKNVGTYALRSYESRYVSGVAAGMTTKSNVIGYIATFPIPEVIRDINAVYLGAKSVNPDVKIKIVWVNTWYDPGKESDAANALMDQGVDVLLQHTDSPAPLIAAEKRGVMGIGQSSDMSHFAPKSHMFSVRDYWAPYYIKTVQEVMDGTWKSTDYWGGLKDDVLHITSINPSLPDDVKAAIKDTQAKIKSGAIVPFTGPLKDNQGNLKVAAGSTASDKELVGMHWYVEGIDATIPK; this is translated from the coding sequence ATGAAAATTAATCAGTGGTTATCCGTCGCGGCTCTGGCGCTGTCGGCGTTGTTTTCCGCTTCCACACTAGCCAAAGAACCACTAAAAGTCGGATTCGTTTATGTTGGTCCGATCGGTGATCATGGCTGGAGTTATGAGCACGACCAGGCCCGTCAGGAAATGGAGGCTCACTTTGGTGATCAGGTCAAAACAACTTTTGTTGAAAACGTTTCTGAAGGTGCTGACGCACAGCGCGTAATCACTCAGCTAGCAAAAGCAGGAAACGACATTATTTTTACCACTTCTTTTGGGTTTATGAACCCGACCCTCAAAGTAGCGAAGCGTTTTCCAAAAGTCGTCTTTGAACATGCGACCGGCTATAAAAGAAGTAAAAACGTAGGAACATATGCCCTGCGTTCTTACGAAAGTCGTTACGTCTCTGGTGTCGCGGCCGGTATGACAACAAAATCAAATGTCATCGGCTACATTGCAACATTTCCTATTCCGGAAGTGATCCGTGACATTAATGCGGTTTATCTGGGAGCTAAAAGTGTAAATCCGGATGTGAAAATCAAAATCGTCTGGGTTAACACCTGGTACGATCCGGGCAAAGAGTCTGATGCTGCAAATGCTCTGATGGATCAAGGTGTCGACGTGCTGCTGCAACACACTGACAGTCCGGCTCCTCTGATTGCAGCTGAAAAGAGAGGCGTGATGGGCATTGGACAATCATCAGATATGAGCCACTTCGCACCAAAATCACATATGTTCTCTGTACGGGATTACTGGGCACCTTACTATATTAAAACCGTTCAGGAAGTCATGGATGGAACCTGGAAATCAACAGATTACTGGGGTGGACTGAAAGATGATGTATTGCATATCACCTCTATCAATCCGTCACTGCCAGATGATGTAAAAGCTGCAATTAAGGACACTCAGGCAAAAATCAAATCCGGTGCGATTGTGCCGTTTACCGGTCCGTTGAAAGATAATCAGGGTAACCTGAAAGTCGCGGCAGGAAGCACGGCTTCAGACAAAGAACTGGTCGGTATGCACTGGTACGTCGAAGGAATTGACGCAACCATTCCAAAATAA
- a CDS encoding ABC transporter permease yields the protein MDILFIQQILIAALKTGTPLLLIALGELVCEKSGVLNLGQEGMMLMGAMAGFAGAYFTGSLGLGLLIAMFAGTVMAVLFAILTLTLNTNQVATGLALTIFGTGLSAFLGSQLVGNTIEGFKEIAIPGLSQIPFIGPILFQHDLLVYLSFIIVGATWWVMHRTRLGLTIRAVGENPHAANALGIHVIRLRYGVTMFGGAMAGLAGAYMSLTYTPMWMENMTAGRGWIALALVVFASWRIGYLVLGAYLFGCSSIMHLMMQGLGIDISPNLLAMIPYLATVIVMVLISSDALRQKLATPMSLGKPFDPKLHS from the coding sequence ATGGATATACTTTTCATCCAGCAAATATTAATTGCTGCTTTAAAAACGGGAACCCCATTGCTACTGATTGCTCTAGGTGAACTGGTCTGTGAGAAATCAGGTGTGCTGAACCTGGGTCAGGAAGGCATGATGCTGATGGGAGCCATGGCCGGATTTGCCGGCGCGTACTTCACCGGCAGCCTCGGGTTAGGACTTCTTATTGCAATGTTTGCAGGGACAGTCATGGCAGTGTTGTTTGCTATTTTGACGCTGACTCTGAATACCAATCAGGTTGCCACCGGATTGGCTCTGACCATTTTTGGTACCGGCCTGAGTGCTTTTCTCGGCAGTCAGTTGGTTGGGAATACCATCGAAGGATTTAAAGAAATAGCAATTCCCGGATTAAGCCAAATCCCGTTTATCGGGCCAATCCTGTTTCAGCATGATCTGTTGGTATATCTGAGTTTTATTATTGTCGGCGCCACTTGGTGGGTGATGCACCGTACCCGATTGGGTCTGACTATCCGGGCTGTCGGAGAAAATCCGCACGCCGCCAATGCTCTGGGTATCCATGTCATCCGGTTACGTTACGGCGTCACCATGTTTGGTGGTGCAATGGCCGGGCTTGCCGGGGCTTACATGTCATTAACTTATACACCCATGTGGATGGAAAACATGACCGCCGGACGAGGATGGATAGCACTAGCGCTGGTTGTATTTGCTTCCTGGCGAATCGGCTATCTGGTACTTGGAGCTTATCTGTTTGGATGTAGCTCAATTATGCATTTAATGATGCAAGGGCTGGGTATCGATATTTCACCAAACCTGTTAGCCATGATCCCTTATCTGGCAACTGTCATTGTCATGGTTCTAATCAGCTCTGATGCACTACGTCAAAAACTGGCTACACCGATGAGTCTGGGAAAACCATTTGATCCGAAACTACACTCATAA
- a CDS encoding ABC transporter permease, whose amino-acid sequence MLKVQPRIESSRMMAWFSPVIAISLTLFISSLMLLWLHVSPVKAFEVFLLQPFSDSYNLGELMVKATPLLLCAIGLALCYRANIWNIGAEGQLLIGAVASSAVAVHVSEDAGTGMLLVTLLAGITAGMCWSAIPTFLNRVFHTNIILTTIMLNYIGLYTLLWAVHGPLSDPDGFGFPESVMFPDGVMLPLLSDSGRASVSVVAAIVIAIISAVLLFRTLPGFKIRVFGEDTSAAQYAGFNQNKIVWGVMLFAGALAGFAGAAEVTGPIGQLIPSVSPGYGYAAIIVAYLGRLNPVGIIVSSFFMGALYMGSDLAQIELGLPTAVTGLFQGTLLFSLLACDFLIYYQIKPRRKKPPTTVSPSALSSGASGISDKTSNHVSTHQKNENGVA is encoded by the coding sequence ATGCTTAAAGTCCAGCCCAGAATCGAAAGCTCACGCATGATGGCATGGTTTTCACCAGTGATTGCAATTTCACTGACGTTGTTCATCTCCAGCCTGATGTTACTCTGGCTGCATGTAAGCCCCGTGAAAGCTTTCGAAGTCTTCTTATTACAACCTTTCAGCGACAGTTATAACCTAGGTGAGCTGATGGTGAAAGCCACGCCATTGCTATTGTGTGCTATTGGTCTGGCTCTCTGCTACCGAGCCAATATCTGGAATATCGGTGCCGAAGGACAACTGTTGATTGGCGCCGTTGCCAGCAGTGCCGTTGCTGTCCATGTCAGTGAAGATGCCGGAACCGGAATGCTGTTGGTAACACTACTCGCCGGAATCACTGCGGGAATGTGCTGGTCGGCAATACCAACTTTTCTCAACCGTGTTTTTCACACCAATATCATCCTGACCACAATTATGCTCAATTACATCGGGCTCTATACCCTGCTCTGGGCCGTTCACGGACCTCTCAGCGATCCCGATGGATTTGGCTTTCCGGAATCTGTAATGTTCCCGGATGGTGTCATGCTCCCACTCTTGTCTGACAGCGGACGGGCATCAGTCAGTGTTGTTGCTGCCATTGTTATCGCAATTATCAGTGCGGTACTTCTGTTCAGAACATTACCGGGATTCAAGATCCGTGTCTTTGGTGAAGATACCTCAGCAGCCCAGTACGCCGGGTTCAATCAGAATAAAATCGTCTGGGGAGTAATGCTATTTGCCGGGGCGTTAGCCGGATTCGCCGGAGCTGCTGAAGTCACCGGTCCTATCGGACAATTAATTCCATCGGTCTCTCCCGGCTACGGCTATGCCGCCATTATTGTCGCTTATCTGGGCAGGCTGAATCCGGTAGGCATCATTGTCTCATCTTTCTTCATGGGAGCGCTGTATATGGGGAGCGATCTTGCTCAGATCGAGCTAGGGCTACCGACCGCAGTGACCGGGTTATTTCAGGGAACTCTGCTATTCTCACTTCTGGCTTGTGATTTTCTGATTTATTACCAAATCAAACCCCGGAGAAAGAAACCGCCGACCACTGTTTCTCCTTCAGCCCTTTCCTCCGGAGCTTCCGGAATATCAGATAAGACAAGCAATCATGTATCAACTCACCAGAAAAATGAAAATGGAGTGGCCTGA
- a CDS encoding ABC transporter ATP-binding protein, with protein MTKIPLLELWNVSKFFPGVVANDSVNLKLHTGEILALLGENGAGKSTLVKMIYGVTHPSQGSIMWDNHEIEIHSPNQARAMGIGMVFQHFSVFETLTVLENIELGLDPEFLHKIDNLKQKVLEISQRYDLQVDPDRYVHHLSIGERQRLEILRCLIQDIRLLILDEPTSVLTPQEVSGLFRVLRKLASEGCSILFISHKLKEVTELCDRAVILRGGKVTGECIPAQETPNSIARMMVGSDAELSESYPKSLGGQTLLQTKALTLSPTHPFGCGLTDVNLEMRSGEILGIAGVAGNGQEDLLEALSGEDHRTPKESIFFHGKPVGHLHAGTRRALGMAYVPTNRLGQGAVPEMSLEENTLLTHTAELTRFGFIQQKLMKTLARKLIRDNQVKCRNEQAQAKSLSGGNLQKFIIGREVNQHPAILICAHPTWGVDIGAASAIHRQLIALRDAGAAIIVISEDIDELFVISDRLAAIYEGHVSPIVKTNETNIEQIGQWIAGGFLKHEEIANA; from the coding sequence ATGACAAAAATACCACTCTTGGAACTCTGGAATGTCAGTAAGTTTTTTCCGGGGGTTGTGGCAAATGACAGTGTCAACCTGAAGCTCCACACTGGTGAGATCCTCGCTTTGTTAGGAGAAAATGGGGCAGGAAAATCAACACTTGTCAAAATGATATATGGCGTCACTCATCCCAGTCAGGGATCGATTATGTGGGATAACCACGAGATTGAAATCCATTCACCCAATCAGGCCCGGGCCATGGGGATCGGTATGGTTTTCCAGCATTTCTCCGTGTTTGAAACCCTTACTGTTCTGGAAAATATTGAATTAGGCCTCGATCCTGAATTTCTCCACAAAATTGATAATCTGAAACAGAAGGTGCTCGAAATAAGCCAGCGCTATGACCTTCAGGTTGACCCTGATCGCTATGTCCACCATCTCAGTATCGGTGAACGTCAACGACTGGAAATTTTGCGCTGTCTGATTCAGGATATTCGCCTGTTGATTCTCGATGAACCGACATCAGTTCTGACTCCTCAGGAGGTTTCCGGGCTATTTCGTGTTCTGCGGAAACTGGCCAGCGAAGGTTGCAGTATCTTATTTATCAGCCATAAGCTGAAAGAAGTCACAGAGCTGTGTGACCGGGCCGTTATCCTCAGAGGCGGGAAAGTCACAGGTGAATGTATTCCCGCACAGGAAACCCCTAACTCAATTGCCCGCATGATGGTCGGCAGTGACGCTGAACTCTCGGAGAGCTACCCCAAATCGTTAGGGGGACAGACACTTTTACAGACCAAAGCCCTCACTTTATCTCCGACTCATCCGTTCGGCTGTGGTTTGACTGATGTTAATCTGGAAATGCGAAGTGGTGAGATTCTGGGCATAGCCGGTGTCGCCGGGAACGGTCAGGAAGATCTGCTGGAAGCATTGAGTGGTGAAGATCACCGAACGCCTAAAGAGAGTATTTTTTTCCATGGCAAGCCGGTCGGACATCTGCATGCCGGTACAAGACGAGCCCTCGGAATGGCTTATGTGCCGACCAATCGCTTAGGTCAGGGTGCCGTACCGGAAATGAGCCTTGAAGAAAATACATTACTGACGCACACCGCAGAGCTGACCCGGTTCGGTTTTATTCAGCAAAAACTAATGAAAACTCTGGCCCGGAAACTAATCCGGGACAATCAGGTTAAATGTCGTAATGAACAGGCTCAGGCCAAGAGTTTGTCCGGTGGTAATCTGCAAAAATTCATCATTGGCCGTGAAGTCAATCAGCATCCGGCAATTCTGATCTGTGCTCACCCGACCTGGGGTGTAGATATCGGAGCTGCCAGTGCAATTCACCGTCAGTTAATCGCTTTGAGAGATGCAGGAGCTGCAATTATTGTGATCTCCGAAGATATTGATGAACTCTTTGTTATCAGCGATCGTCTGGCAGCAATTTATGAAGGCCACGTCTCTCCGATCGTCAAAACCAATGAAACCAATATTGAGCAGATCGGACAATGGATTGCTGGTGGTTTCTTAAAGCATGAGGAGATAGCCAATGCTTAA
- a CDS encoding TetR/AcrR family transcriptional regulator produces the protein MKKTQSRKPQTGAIRQRNEALILQAAADEFVKHGYKGTSVQAIADRVHLPKANVLYYFRSKKGLYLAVLEDILNLWNQGFSDDALEHSPEEVIERYIRGKMRYSRTNPKESKIFALELINGAQHIQDATQLPMVKWTEGKANIIQTWIKRGLIRPIEPLYLLFMIWGTTQFYADCDTEIELIKKRPLNDEEFEAATQFVVDMVFLGLGLNTLSSD, from the coding sequence ATGAAAAAAACGCAGTCGCGTAAACCTCAGACAGGTGCTATTCGTCAGCGTAATGAAGCTCTGATTCTTCAGGCTGCTGCGGATGAGTTTGTTAAACACGGTTATAAAGGAACATCCGTTCAGGCGATTGCTGATCGGGTTCATTTACCGAAAGCTAATGTGCTCTACTACTTTCGCTCCAAGAAAGGCCTGTATCTGGCGGTGCTGGAAGATATTCTCAATCTCTGGAATCAGGGATTTTCAGATGATGCTTTAGAGCACTCACCGGAGGAAGTGATTGAACGTTACATTCGTGGGAAGATGCGTTACAGCCGGACCAATCCAAAAGAATCAAAAATATTTGCGCTGGAATTGATCAATGGGGCTCAACATATTCAGGATGCAACCCAGCTTCCGATGGTGAAGTGGACGGAAGGAAAAGCCAATATCATTCAGACCTGGATTAAGCGGGGGTTGATCCGTCCGATTGAGCCGCTGTATCTGTTATTTATGATATGGGGAACAACTCAGTTTTATGCTGATTGTGATACGGAAATTGAACTGATCAAAAAGCGTCCGTTAAATGATGAAGAATTTGAAGCTGCGACACAGTTTGTAGTTGATATGGTTTTTCTGGGGCTTGGGCTCAATACTTTGTCTTCCGATTAA
- a CDS encoding TetR/AcrR family transcriptional regulator, whose protein sequence is MRVKSEERRQAILEIAKDLFTTHGFDQTSMSAIAKQLGGSKATLYNYFSSKEEIFSAVMEDATKKQITHAFCSLSAERELKGQLIDFGINYLNSILSTDLASIYKMAITASEHSNIGRFFYENGPKTGFQAVANFFQAHIDAGTFIKCDTTLAAMQLKALLQAELWEPYKLGYIDRPDTEAIQNAVIRAIESFLKIYPEKNG, encoded by the coding sequence ATGAGAGTAAAGAGTGAAGAACGCCGGCAGGCCATTCTGGAAATAGCAAAAGATCTATTTACCACACACGGATTCGATCAAACGTCAATGTCCGCAATCGCCAAGCAGCTTGGGGGCTCCAAAGCAACGCTCTACAACTATTTCAGCTCAAAAGAAGAGATATTTTCTGCGGTTATGGAAGATGCGACGAAGAAACAGATCACTCATGCGTTTTGTAGTCTTTCGGCTGAAAGAGAATTGAAAGGACAACTCATTGATTTTGGTATCAACTACCTCAACTCAATTCTTTCGACGGATCTTGCTTCAATATACAAGATGGCAATTACAGCCTCGGAGCACTCCAATATTGGACGTTTCTTCTATGAAAATGGCCCCAAAACCGGTTTTCAGGCTGTCGCTAATTTTTTTCAGGCTCATATTGATGCAGGAACATTCATTAAGTGTGACACGACACTGGCAGCCATGCAGTTAAAAGCATTGCTACAGGCAGAATTATGGGAACCTTATAAGCTCGGATATATTGATCGCCCAGATACTGAAGCGATTCAGAATGCTGTTATCCGGGCAATTGAAAGCTTCCTGAAAATCTACCCGGAAAAAAATGGTTAG
- a CDS encoding efflux transporter outer membrane subunit has translation MNKNKLCKTLGAVAVAALLSSCSAPSDEMRNSAASPEKLGYQQTLAEITKIDWPKDQWWKRYQDHQLDQLIGDALENSPDMQIAQARIKNYQGIAQQAGAIEKIQAGLNANVNESKASYHYQAANPPANWNDYASATLNFSYDFDFWGKNRSTVAASISDLAAAEAEHAAAKLTLSTSIAQAYAELARLYANQDTVSAAVKVRQKTVELLTKRYRSGLETKGAVSQAESAAASVEAELLGVRESIQLQKNALAALVGAGPDRSLSIKRPVVVLTDTFGLPRDLGVGLLGHRPDISVARWQAQAAAERISVAKAQYYPDINLSAFIGYQAFGLNNLTRTGNDAGSIGPAIYLPIFTGGRLDGQLTSAQANYEMAVARYNDALTRALHDVADAVTSTKALSARIDKSRQAVEAAREAHRIASNRYKGGLATYLDVLSAENALIANERTLVNLQSRAFSLDLALVHALGGGYQASRASSNI, from the coding sequence ATGAATAAGAACAAATTATGTAAGACACTCGGAGCTGTGGCTGTTGCTGCACTTCTGAGTAGTTGTTCTGCTCCGTCTGATGAAATGCGGAATTCGGCAGCATCGCCGGAAAAGCTGGGTTATCAGCAGACATTGGCAGAAATTACGAAGATTGACTGGCCAAAGGATCAATGGTGGAAACGCTATCAGGATCATCAGTTGGATCAGCTTATCGGGGATGCTCTGGAAAATTCACCGGACATGCAGATAGCGCAGGCCAGAATCAAAAATTACCAGGGGATTGCACAGCAGGCCGGTGCGATTGAGAAAATTCAGGCGGGACTCAACGCCAATGTTAATGAGTCAAAAGCCAGCTACCACTATCAGGCGGCGAATCCTCCTGCGAACTGGAATGATTATGCATCTGCCACACTCAATTTTTCGTATGATTTTGACTTTTGGGGAAAGAATCGTTCCACAGTTGCCGCAAGCATTTCGGATTTAGCCGCTGCTGAAGCAGAACACGCTGCGGCAAAACTGACTTTGTCTACATCGATTGCACAGGCATATGCAGAGCTGGCCCGACTGTATGCAAATCAGGACACTGTCAGTGCTGCTGTGAAAGTTCGTCAGAAAACGGTGGAACTGCTGACGAAACGGTATCGCAGTGGTTTAGAGACAAAAGGAGCTGTGAGTCAGGCTGAATCTGCGGCGGCAAGTGTAGAAGCTGAATTACTTGGTGTCAGAGAGTCGATTCAGTTGCAGAAGAATGCACTAGCAGCATTGGTCGGTGCAGGACCGGATCGGTCACTGTCGATCAAACGTCCGGTTGTTGTGCTGACTGATACATTTGGATTACCCCGGGATCTTGGGGTCGGGTTGCTGGGACACCGCCCGGATATTTCTGTTGCTCGCTGGCAGGCTCAGGCCGCAGCTGAGCGAATCAGTGTTGCGAAAGCTCAGTATTACCCCGATATCAATCTGTCAGCATTTATCGGCTATCAGGCTTTCGGTCTGAATAATCTGACCCGGACCGGCAATGACGCGGGCAGTATCGGGCCTGCGATCTATTTACCCATTTTTACCGGTGGCAGGCTGGACGGGCAACTGACATCGGCTCAGGCAAATTATGAAATGGCTGTTGCCCGGTATAACGATGCTTTAACCCGGGCATTACACGATGTTGCCGATGCTGTAACCAGTACTAAAGCACTGAGTGCCCGGATTGATAAATCCCGTCAGGCTGTTGAAGCCGCCAGAGAAGCCCACCGGATCGCCAGTAACCGTTACAAAGGTGGTTTGGCGACATACCTCGATGTATTGAGTGCTGAAAATGCTTTGATTGCCAATGAACGAACACTTGTCAACCTGCAATCAAGAGCATTTTCTCTGGATTTAGCTTTGGTTCATGCACTGGGTGGCGGCTATCAGGCTAGCCGGGCATCCAGCAACATTTAA
- a CDS encoding HlyD family secretion protein: MSTNKTSTEQPNQDQAAMKKRKKGFVILAAVIVLAGAGYSAYWHFIGSRYISTDNAYAAVEVAEVTPAVGGIVQRVNVVDTQYVNKGDVLVVIDNTDATLALQQAEADYALARRRVQSYLASDEGLKALVNARAEDEKRAKAQLASVQASFQRAKIDLDRREALVRSGSVSGEELSNAKTAFTQAQAQLNAATAAVNQAVASRLSSIGEQKANYARIDNTTVENNPEVLLAKARYEQAQVNVKRTVIRAPISGVVAKRQVQVGRRVQLGAPLMSIVPVNHIHVDANFKEVQLRHVQVGQSVELTSDLYGDDVVYHGVITGLSGGTGAAFSLIPAQNATGNWIKVVQRLPVRIELDPQELAEHPLQVGLSMEVSVDTDSKVSDKVLAQYRAVPTVQ, encoded by the coding sequence ATGAGTACAAATAAAACATCTACAGAACAGCCCAATCAGGATCAGGCTGCAATGAAAAAACGAAAGAAGGGATTTGTAATTCTGGCCGCTGTGATTGTTCTGGCCGGAGCCGGATACTCGGCCTACTGGCACTTTATCGGCTCACGTTATATCAGTACGGATAATGCTTATGCTGCTGTAGAAGTTGCAGAAGTAACACCGGCAGTCGGAGGGATTGTTCAGAGAGTCAATGTGGTCGATACCCAATATGTAAATAAAGGTGATGTTCTGGTTGTTATCGACAATACCGATGCAACACTGGCTTTACAGCAGGCCGAAGCTGACTATGCGCTTGCCCGGCGCCGGGTGCAAAGTTATCTGGCCAGTGATGAAGGGCTCAAAGCTTTGGTCAACGCTCGGGCGGAAGATGAGAAAAGGGCCAAGGCACAACTGGCATCGGTGCAGGCCAGTTTTCAGCGGGCAAAAATCGATTTAGATCGTCGTGAAGCACTGGTGCGCTCCGGTTCGGTTTCCGGTGAGGAGTTGAGTAATGCGAAAACGGCCTTTACACAGGCGCAGGCTCAGTTAAATGCTGCAACTGCAGCAGTGAATCAGGCTGTTGCCAGCCGTTTATCGAGTATTGGTGAGCAAAAAGCCAACTATGCCCGGATTGATAATACGACGGTAGAAAATAACCCAGAAGTTTTACTAGCCAAAGCACGTTATGAGCAGGCACAAGTCAATGTAAAACGGACGGTGATTCGTGCGCCGATCAGTGGCGTTGTGGCAAAACGTCAGGTGCAGGTTGGCCGTCGGGTTCAGCTTGGCGCACCACTGATGAGTATTGTTCCGGTAAATCATATACATGTAGATGCCAACTTTAAAGAAGTCCAGCTGCGTCATGTTCAGGTTGGACAGTCAGTTGAGCTTACCTCAGATCTGTATGGTGATGATGTTGTTTATCATGGAGTGATTACCGGATTATCCGGTGGTACTGGTGCTGCTTTCTCTCTCATTCCAGCCCAGAATGCTACCGGAAACTGGATCAAAGTTGTACAGCGTTTACCGGTACGGATTGAACTGGATCCTCAGGAGCTGGCCGAGCATCCGCTTCAGGTCGGACTCTCAATGGAAGTTTCCGTCGATACGGATTCTAAAGTCAGTGATAAGGTTCTGGCTCAGTATCGGGCTGTTCCCACAGTTCAGTAA
- a CDS encoding DHA2 family efflux MFS transporter permease subunit, translating into MSNSVEQKQPQPLTGFALVIGALCLATANFLAILDTTIANVSISNIAGSLGTSTSQGTYVITSYAVAEAISVPLTGWLASRFGAIRVFVTSFFLFGVFSFLCGMATSMTALVTFRALLGFSGGPLMPLSQTLMIRIFPKNKAHAAIGIWSMTTLVAPILGPILGGVLCDEYSWPYIFFCKVPFALIAGFACWKILKHFETRTEKSRIDIVGLIMLVVWVGALQIMLDEGKDHDWFASSRIVILGIVAAIGFVSFLIWELTEKKPVVNLRIFRHRGFSMSMMTLSLTFGAFFAISVITPLWLQLNMGYTATESGLVTAHMGIFAVFMAPVIAELSSRYDPRRFVFTGVLWLGIWTFFRSFASLDMTSFQVSWPLFFQGIGMPLFFVPLTAIALGCVDEREMESAAGLMNFIRTFSGAIATSVVNTSWERESRYIHAELSGLTDPQGTVTATMQAGGMSSEQARSAVDMLVQNQSVMVATNQLFMVIAVIFMAAACLIWFAPKPKHAVGPAASH; encoded by the coding sequence ATGAGTAATTCTGTTGAACAGAAACAGCCTCAACCGTTAACCGGTTTTGCTCTGGTGATCGGGGCGCTATGTCTGGCAACGGCAAATTTTCTTGCCATTCTTGATACAACGATTGCCAATGTGTCGATTTCCAATATCGCCGGTAGTCTGGGAACTTCGACCAGTCAGGGAACTTATGTCATTACTTCTTATGCTGTTGCCGAAGCGATTTCTGTGCCTCTGACAGGTTGGCTGGCTTCACGATTTGGTGCGATCCGGGTTTTTGTGACCAGTTTCTTTCTGTTCGGGGTGTTTTCGTTTCTCTGTGGCATGGCAACCAGTATGACTGCACTGGTGACATTCAGAGCCTTACTCGGTTTCTCCGGTGGCCCGCTGATGCCATTATCTCAAACCCTGATGATTCGCATTTTTCCTAAAAACAAGGCTCATGCTGCGATTGGCATCTGGAGTATGACAACGCTGGTTGCGCCTATTCTGGGGCCAATACTGGGTGGTGTGCTGTGTGACGAATACAGCTGGCCGTATATTTTCTTCTGTAAAGTTCCTTTTGCACTTATCGCTGGATTTGCCTGCTGGAAAATCCTCAAACACTTTGAAACCAGAACTGAAAAATCCCGGATCGACATTGTCGGATTGATTATGCTGGTGGTCTGGGTTGGGGCATTACAGATCATGCTGGATGAAGGAAAAGATCATGACTGGTTTGCATCCAGCCGGATAGTCATCCTTGGTATTGTTGCGGCAATTGGGTTTGTGTCTTTTCTGATTTGGGAGCTGACGGAGAAAAAACCGGTCGTAAATCTCAGGATTTTCAGGCACCGGGGATTTTCAATGTCAATGATGACGCTCTCCTTGACTTTCGGCGCATTTTTTGCGATTTCGGTGATTACCCCGTTATGGTTGCAGCTTAATATGGGATATACCGCGACTGAGTCTGGTCTTGTGACCGCTCATATGGGGATATTTGCTGTATTCATGGCACCGGTTATTGCTGAACTATCCAGTAGGTATGATCCAAGGCGGTTTGTTTTTACCGGAGTTCTCTGGCTGGGTATATGGACCTTCTTCCGAAGCTTTGCCAGTCTTGATATGACCTCTTTTCAGGTCAGCTGGCCGCTGTTTTTTCAGGGCATCGGGATGCCGTTGTTTTTTGTTCCTTTAACTGCAATAGCTCTGGGTTGTGTCGATGAACGTGAGATGGAATCTGCTGCGGGATTGATGAATTTTATCCGGACCTTTTCAGGAGCGATAGCAACCTCTGTCGTGAATACGTCATGGGAGCGCGAAAGCCGTTATATTCATGCAGAACTTTCCGGGCTGACCGATCCTCAGGGGACAGTCACGGCAACGATGCAGGCTGGGGGAATGTCTTCAGAACAGGCGCGTAGTGCAGTAGATATGTTGGTTCAGAATCAGAGTGTGATGGTCGCAACGAATCAGCTGTTCATGGTCATTGCAGTGATATTTATGGCTGCTGCCTGCCTGATTTGGTTCGCTCCAAAACCAAAACATGCTGTCGGTCCTGCGGCTTCTCACTAG